Part of the Labilibaculum antarcticum genome, GAATTGGATTGGTACCGAAGCTATGGCAGGGTAAAAAAAGAATAATAAATGTCTGATTTGTATTCCCGAATTTACGATGTAGTACGCTTAATTCCAGCAGGACGTGCTACCAGCTATGGTGCAATTGCCCGTTTTGTGGGTTCACCTCGTGGTTCAAGAATGGTTGGATGGGCAATGAATCAGTGTCATGCTCATGAAGAATATACTCCGGCACATCGTGTAGTAAATCGATTGGGAATACTTTCAGGAAAACATCACTTTCCAGGTGAGAATTTAATGCAGGAATTGCTCGAAAGTGAAGGACTTGTGGTTCTCGACGACCAAATTCAAAATTTTGATCAGGTTTTTTGGGATCCATTTAAAGAACTCAACTGGAATGCTATTTAAATAGAATCTAAATACATACATTTGTGCTTTGTAATAAATTCAAAGACTTAAAATTTAATATATCATGAGTTATACTCAAAAACAGGTTACAGATGCTTTGCATTTGGTGAAGTTTCCAGGTTCCGATAAGGATATCATGGCCCTGGATATGGTTCGTAACATTAAGATTGAAGGTAAGAAAATAGGTTTTGATCTGGTTTTTCAAAAATCGGATGATCCTCAGATCATTACTTTAAAGAAACTTTGTGTTTCGGCTATTTTGAAATTTGTTGATAAAGAGGCTGAAATAAAAGGAAATATTAAAGTTAAGGCGGTTCATATTGTTGATGAACCGGGTGTTCTTCCGAATGTGAAAAATATTATTGCAATTGCTTCGGGTAAAGGTGGTGTTGGAAAATCGACTGTTGCTACGAATCTGGCTGTGGCTTTGGCCAATGCCGGCGCTAAGGTGGGTTTGATTGATGCAGATATTTTTGGTCCATCGATTCCTAAAATGTTTGGTTCTGAATCTGCCCGTCCGAGTTTGATAAAGATTGACGATAAGGATAGAATTGAGCCACACGAAAAATTTGGTGTGAAAATGTTGTCAATAGGATTCTTTGTTGATCCTGCACAGGCAACCGTTTGGCGTGGACCAATGGCTTCGAATGCATTAAAACAACTGATTGAAGAAGGAAACTGGGGCGATCTTGATTTTGTATTGATCGATTTGCCTCCAGGGACAAGTGATATTCACCTTACTTTGGTGCAAACAGTTCCGGTTACAGGTGCTATTATTGTTAGTACACCTCAGGAAGTAGCTTTGGCTGATGCAATTAAAGCGATTAGCATGTTTGAAGGTGCTGGCGTAAATGTTCCTGTTTTGGGAATGGTTGAAAACATGGCATGGTTTACTCCTGCTGAATTACCTGAGAATAAATATTACATTTTTGGCAAGGATGGTTGTAAAAAACTTGCGGAAGAAAAAGGAATTGATCTGTTGGGACAAATTCCAATTGTACAGAGTATTAGAGAAGGTGGCGATAATGGAATTCCTGCTGCTGTTAATACAGATACAGTAACGGGTATGGCTTTCGCCGATTTGGCATCTAAGCTAATGTCGGTTGTTGATAAAAGAAATGCCGATAAGGATCCTACAAAACGTGTAGAAATAACTCGATAGAGATTATATATTATGATTTAAAAAGGAGCATCTGATGCTCCTTTTTTATTTTTGGCTAAATAAGCTTATATTCAGAAAGTTTTAATAATTTTCAAGTATATTAATTTTAGTAATCAGATTTAGATTAACTGTTTGATTATTATACTTTATGAAGAAATTATGAAGTTAATTCTTACTTTTTATTGTTTCTTTGTATACTAATTTCTTGATTTTAACTGTTATCTAACAAAACGATAAGTCTTGGATAGTAAATTTTTTCAAAAAGGGTTTGTAGTTGTTTTTTGTCTACTATTTGTGTTTGCTTGTTCCAATCAGAAAAACACATTTGTAAGTAGACAATATCATGCAATGACCACGCATTACAATGTTTATTTTAATGGGAAAGAAAGCCTGAAGAAAGGTGAAAAGAAAATTGAAGACGGAATTATCGAGAATTATTCTTTGCTTCTTCCTGTTTTTGAGTATCAAGACCCAAATGCCAGAGCTTTGTCGACTTCCGATATGGACAGAACCATTGAAAAAGCTGCTAAGGCAATAAAAATTCATTCAATTACCCGAAAGCCTAAACGAAAAAGAGGCAATCAATCGGAAAAATATAAGGAGTTTAGAAAAAAGAAGGAATACAATGACTGGATAGATGATTGTTACCTGTTAATTGGAAAGGCAAAATTTTACAAAGGGGAACATCGGGTGTCCGAAAAAGCATTCGAATTTATTTTGAAAGAATATCCGGAATCAGAATTAATACCAGAGGCAAAACTTGGTTTAGCCCGTAGTTTAATCGACAGAGGAGAGCTGATCGCAGGAGGAGAAATATTGGATCGCTTGGCTGATGATCCCAAACTACCTAAAGGTTTTAGACTTGAAATATCAAGCTTGCGTGCAAGTAGTGCAATTCAAAAAGAAGAATACGGGAGGGCAATTGATGAATTGGGAAGAGCGATTATACTTGTAAATTCTAAAGTTAAAAAGGCACGATACTACTATCTAACAGCACAACTTTATCAAAAGCTTGGGGAGCCAGATGCCGCTTCGCGCACGCTGCAAGAAGTGATTGACTTAAATGCATCTTACGAGATGACTTTTAATGCTAAAATTAGCAGAGCATTGTCATACACAGGCAATGAGAATGGGGCAGAAATCAGGAAGAGTTTGAGGAAAATGCTTCGTGATGAAAAAAATACGGAATATCAGGATCAGATTTACTACGCTCTTGCGGAAATGGACGTGAAGGATGGGAACATGGATTCTGCAATCCCTAATTATTGGGAATCGACGAAACGGACGGTTTACAATGAAAATCAAAAAGCAATATCATTTTTAAAATTAGGTGATTACTATTTTGAAGATTTGAATTATCCAAAATCTCAAATGTGTTATGATAGTTCCATGACCTATCTGGGAAAAGATTATCCAAATTATTCTGAAATATCAGTAAGGATTGGAAATTTGACCGAATTAGTGAACAATCTTAATTTGGTTGAAAGAGAAGATAGTTTGCAAAATGTTGCTTCCATGAGTTCTGAAGATAGGGATAAACTGATTCAGGGATTCATTCAAAAAATTAAAGATAAGGAAAGAGAACAAAAATTGAAGGAATCAGAGGCGGTTTCCGACAGAGCATTTTTTAGTCAGAATAATATGTTGGGAAACTCCAATAGAGGAACAACAACTCAGGGGAACTGGTACTTTTATAATCCGACTAATATTGGTTTGGGAAAATCAGATTTCCAGCGTAAATGGGGACGACGAAAGTTAGAAGATAATTGGAGACGGAAAAATAAATCGGCAATGAGTCTGGAAGATGTCGAATTGACCTTGGAAGATAATACAGGTGCTGATCC contains:
- a CDS encoding MGMT family protein; this encodes MSDLYSRIYDVVRLIPAGRATSYGAIARFVGSPRGSRMVGWAMNQCHAHEEYTPAHRVVNRLGILSGKHHFPGENLMQELLESEGLVVLDDQIQNFDQVFWDPFKELNWNAI
- a CDS encoding Mrp/NBP35 family ATP-binding protein produces the protein MSYTQKQVTDALHLVKFPGSDKDIMALDMVRNIKIEGKKIGFDLVFQKSDDPQIITLKKLCVSAILKFVDKEAEIKGNIKVKAVHIVDEPGVLPNVKNIIAIASGKGGVGKSTVATNLAVALANAGAKVGLIDADIFGPSIPKMFGSESARPSLIKIDDKDRIEPHEKFGVKMLSIGFFVDPAQATVWRGPMASNALKQLIEEGNWGDLDFVLIDLPPGTSDIHLTLVQTVPVTGAIIVSTPQEVALADAIKAISMFEGAGVNVPVLGMVENMAWFTPAELPENKYYIFGKDGCKKLAEEKGIDLLGQIPIVQSIREGGDNGIPAAVNTDTVTGMAFADLASKLMSVVDKRNADKDPTKRVEITR